From the Candidatus Latescibacterota bacterium genome, the window CTATAAATCTCCTGGCCGATTCCTCTCCGGTAGCGATGATGTTTTCAGCGTTCCCGAAATCCCCGGGGCTTACCCCTTCGAGGCTCAGAGGAATATAGATATTCGCCAGATCCAGCACTGCCTTCGATGTCTGCTTGAGAAAGATATTAAAAGACTGGCGCGACACATCAGCAAGTGAACGGATAGTGCCCGCGGAGTTCTCGTCGATCTGCACACCTACATCGATCGCGATGATGATATCCGCCCCCATCTCCTTGACGACATCCACGGGAAGATTCCGGACCAGGCCTCCGTCCACAAGATACCTGCCACCGAGATGGACCGGAGCAAATACCCCCGGTATAGACATGCTGGCCCTTACCGCGTGGACCAGACTGCCAGAATCGAGCACGACCATCTCTCCCGTTTCCAGATCCGTAGCGACCGCCCTGAATGGAATATTCAATTCGTCGAAATCCTGACGGTCAGTCGTATAGATGGCCGGAATGTCAATTGCAAGAGCGAATTTCTGGCCGGCTACCAGACCAGGCGCCAGCACCGGTTTGAGATCCTTTATCCCCAGCTCGAAGTCGAAGAACCGGGCTCCGCTGTCCTGTTTTCGCCTGAACGTCCTCTCGCTGCGTTTCTTGTGATCGGTGAAGAGGTCTTCCCAGTCCATATCGAGCATCACCTGCTCTATCTCCCCGGGAGAAAGACCGGCCGCGTAGAGTCCCGCGACGATCGACCCCATGCTCGTACCGGCAATATAGTCTATGGGAATACCCTGCTCCTCGATGACTTTCAACGCGCCGATAAGAGCCAGACCCCGGGCTCCCCCGCCACTCAGCGCGAGCCCGATCTTCGGGCGCTCGGCTTTGACGGAAGATTTCATTGGGTCGGATGATTCCATCGAAAAAGCAGTGCCATGGAGGAAGGGTATCGACATCAATGCCACCAGGCAGCACAGGATCACGGCCCTGGCCGCAGCCATGGAGGGCATCACACCTGCACGATCTGGGTGTAGAGGTCTCATGGGATTCATCCTTGCAGAAAGATCCCCTTAAGACAACAGATATTCACTATTATTCCGCTTCGAGACTATTCAACATTTCGCGGGCGGGAGTCATATTCGGCATGATCTCGAGACACCTCCTGAACAACTTTATGGCGTCATCCCTCTCGCCCTGTCCGCGTTTTATATTCGCGAGTTGCCATAATCCGTTCAGTGAACGTGGATTTTCCTCAAGCAGGAATTCCAGCATCTCGACAGCTTCAACTGTCCTGCCTCGCCTATTCAAGTCGACCGCCTTGAAAACCATCGGCAGTTCTGGATATCCAACATCGAACCCTAGCTTCGCAGAAAGCGCATCGTAATGGGATGTGAAATCCTTGAGTCGGTCGACCTTCCTGTCCTCTGGAAACTTGTAATCAGCAAAGAGGTTTTTCAAACCATCCTTCTGATTCGGAGATGGAATGAAGTCCTCGTTATCATCTATGTAGATCATGTTCAGATCGAGGTTTCCCGGGGCAAGGCGCGAGGTCATCTCCGCAAACCGACGAGCAGATTCGACCGCTTCAGTAAGCTCCCGGTTAAGAGTCTTCGTCACGCAGGAGATCTGGAGACAGGTGTATGCCGGCAGATCAGCGCCAAAAAACGATTCTGCGCGTTCCATCAATATCTCTCTGCAATTATCCGCTTCAAAGGGATTGTTTAGTATATAAGCATCGAAAAGATCCGATTCGCCGGTAAGCACGTAGAGACCGAATACAGCCCCGGCCTGGGGACCGACCAGTATACGAAAATCCTTCGTTTTGTACTCGCTGTCGATAAACGGGATCATCTCCTCGCGGACGAACTCGATGAACTGGTCTATACGACTCGACAACCCCCTCGTCGCAACGGGTCTCAGGTCCCTGTATCGCTCAACGTTCGCGACACCCACTATAATAAGCTCCGGGATGGCGCCCATGCTGGCAAGCCTGTGAATATGGTGTACCGTCTCAGCGAAATACCCCTTCACCTGATCGCCGTACAAAAGGTAGAGGACAGGATAACGAAACTCCGTTCCCGCATAATTCTCCGGAAGCGACACGAGCAAAGTGCGTTCGTCGCCCAGAGCCTCTGAATGGATCTTCCTGATCGTGCCTATCGAGACGGGCGCCCCATCCTCCAGTTCGAGGACCGGCCGGGCTGACAACTGCACCGACAAGATCGGCAGCATGAGCAGGAAAATCGAAACAAGAATCTGGATATTCAGAATGACAGGTCTGTCTATTTTCATTTGACCCTCCCCTAAATGGATTCCCTGATGCTATCGTTCCACCATCATTCTGCATGATGGTGTTAAATATTTAACAGTAAGTAAAGTGGAAAGTTCCGCAGAACTAAAAAAACCGGGTCGACTCCGGTCCCATCAGAGAGACCTGCCGACCCGGCAGAACCTTTACGGGCAGATTTTCGTGAGGTTGCCTCAGAGGAGGGCTCATTCCTCACTGACGCAGTCTAGAACGGCAGGTCGTCGTCATCAGCCGGAGCCTGCGATCCGCCATCTTTGTTCGGCGTTTCCTGTGATTCGGATGGAGAATAGCCTCCATCTCCAGCACGGCCAAGCATGACCATCTGGTTAGCTATGATCTCTGTCGAATACCGTTTGTTACCGGACTGATCCTCCCAGTTTCTCGTCTGGATCCTGCCCTCGATATAGACCTGCTTGCCTTTCTTCAGATACTGCCCACATATTTCGGCGAGTTTTCCGAAAGCGACGACGCGGTGCCATTCCGTCCTCGTTTCCCGTTCTCCCTCGCGGTTTTTGAAATTCTCACTGGTCGCCAGGCTGAAATTCGCAACCTGCGTACCACTTGTAGTAGCTCTCATTTCGGGGTCCTGCCCCAGATTGCCGACGAGGATAGCTTTGTTTACGCCACTCATCACCACACCTCCTGCGATAGAAAAAATAATGAACCGTTCTGACACATCCGCATCCCATCCTCCCCGTAAGGTTCGGGTCGGATTGTACCTGAATCTGTCCAGTAGTCAAGGATATTCAACACTGGGTAAATTTCCTTATTCCTGTTGAAATATGTGATTTTCATCTTCAAGATACTTGACAAAATCAACTATTTGATACATAAATAGAATGAAACCTGTTTGATAACGGTTGTAAGCACCTTCACCGGGGTGACATTGAAAAAGGGAGAATAGATCATGAGTGAAATAAAGATCGGCGATCAGGCCCCCGACTTCGAACTTATCGAGACTTTGGAGAGCAATTGGAAGCTCTCGGACCACCTTGGTGGCAAAACCATAGTACTTCTCTTTTTCCCGCTTGCCTATTCTCCGCCCTGCACGGAAGAACTATGCGGTATTAGAGATGGTTTTAACGAATTCCAGAACCTGGATGCGGAGGTCATCGCTGTAAGCGTCGACCATCCGTTCGTACTGGACAGCTGGAAGAAAGAACTCGAATTACCGTTCTCGTTGCTGAGCGATTTTAACACCGATGTGTGCCGGAAATTCGGAGCGTGCCACACCCAGTTAGGCCCCCTTAAGGGTGTAGCAAAAAGATCCGCTTTCGTTATCGATAACGAAGGCAAGATCCGATACCAGTGGATCTCTGACGACCCCGGTGTACTCCCTAACATAGATGAGATCCGCCAGGTACTCGACGGTCTGAAATAACTGGCGCCTTTACAACATCTCAGCATGAGCCCGCCGCCTTCCCCTGGCGGCGGGTTATTTTTTGACCCGAACAGACTCTCACAGAAGGACCAGGTCGCAGATCATTGACACCAGGACATTTCATAAGTGTCTGGACCTTCCCGCTGCTCTCGTAAACGGGAATATTCTCTTGAAAATCAGTTCTGTTTGTGTAAAGCTTGACCCAGCGTAAAGGCAACAACACAGGGACAAATACCAGCATAAATTAATTTTCTGAGCAAAAGGAGAAAAGCGATGAGTGCTAAAGGTATCTGTGACAAATGCGGGAGCAAAGCGAAAGTCTATCTTTGCGAATCGTGCGGTAAGTCTTTCTGCAAAAACTGCCTGAAGAAGACGATGATGAAGCTCGCGAAATGCCCTGTTTGCGAACATCACATCGACAAGTAAGTTATCTTGACCAGACAGTGAGGCATTTCTCTAAGACTGCATTTATACTACTTTATCGCTGTATAATTACATCCCCTTCTAAGCACATCGGCCAGAAATTTGGTCGCACTTCCCATGGTAATTATCCTGAACACTATGGATTTAATTCCTCTGCGAGTACTTGTCCTGCTGACATCCCATCTGTCGTAAACCTTCCTGAACCCGTGTTTTTTCAGGATCCTGCGTGCTTTCCATGGTGTAAACCAATGTATCGCGGGGTGCTCTGTATATCCGATCAGCTCGGGTTTGTTGACCTTTGCCCAATTCATGATCTTCAGCTTGAGTCTGTTCGGATACCACCCGAAAAAGGGAAAACCTGTT encodes:
- a CDS encoding redoxin domain-containing protein, producing the protein MSEIKIGDQAPDFELIETLESNWKLSDHLGGKTIVLLFFPLAYSPPCTEELCGIRDGFNEFQNLDAEVIAVSVDHPFVLDSWKKELELPFSLLSDFNTDVCRKFGACHTQLGPLKGVAKRSAFVIDNEGKIRYQWISDDPGVLPNIDEIRQVLDGLK
- a CDS encoding single-stranded DNA-binding protein, with the translated sequence MVMSGVNKAILVGNLGQDPEMRATTSGTQVANFSLATSENFKNREGERETRTEWHRVVAFGKLAEICGQYLKKGKQVYIEGRIQTRNWEDQSGNKRYSTEIIANQMVMLGRAGDGGYSPSESQETPNKDGGSQAPADDDDLPF